One Terriglobia bacterium DNA segment encodes these proteins:
- a CDS encoding response regulator yields the protein MKKILIVDDSQAEVKVMQAVLQQAGYWPVAINDSTKIEQTIDAERPVLILLDVVMPQRNGFQACRELKGSAEYGRIPIVLVTSKSTDSDKFWGQQQGADGYVVKPFTPAQLLGAIQKFVG from the coding sequence GTGAAAAAGATCCTCATCGTTGACGATTCGCAGGCGGAAGTGAAAGTGATGCAGGCCGTGCTGCAACAGGCCGGCTACTGGCCGGTGGCCATCAACGATTCGACCAAGATCGAGCAGACCATCGACGCGGAGCGGCCGGTCCTGATCCTGCTGGACGTGGTGATGCCGCAACGCAATGGGTTCCAGGCGTGCCGGGAACTGAAGGGGAGCGCCGAATACGGCCGCATCCCCATCGTGCTGGTCACGTCCAAGAGCACCGATAGCGACAAGTTCTGGGGCCAGCAGCAGGGAGCTGACGGCTACGTGGTCAAGCCGTTCACTCCGGCGCAGCTCCTGGGCGCGATCCAAAAGTTCGTAGGCTGA
- a CDS encoding methyl-accepting chemotaxis protein yields the protein MKGRVNSTIWTLVLVNVVAMAAMLGLGYGAGAWAHGLPILDAMSASSQAGMRLLGGLLVLVIAGGISVVVLGSKVAKPVKELTEFSERLAAGDYRASADIESSDDFGLIAQNMNRTAEKISKAVFNQEAQENLQRSVTDFLTIVSQIARGDLTLRGKVTNDALGNVVDSVNYMLDNFTKVLERVRKGAIDVSSSANQILVASEQMLNGAVQQDQEITNTSSAVEELTVSMKQVSNNAEASAEAARRALDAAEQGNRAVRDTLDGMQRIRASVQATAKKIKSLGDRSLEISEIISVINDITEQTNLLALNAAIEAARAGEAGRGFAVVADEVRKLAEHSRNATKDIAALIKAIQAETNEAVVVMEEGTKEVEVGARLADQAGKALEAISSVVRQSAELVQEISLASKQQVRGTEGVANAMQIISNITRQTSQGARQTARTVEEMVKLSEQLNEALSQFRVSTTAGPIEVKELSAIAGRR from the coding sequence ATGAAAGGTCGAGTGAATTCGACGATCTGGACGCTGGTCCTGGTCAACGTGGTCGCGATGGCCGCGATGCTGGGTCTCGGCTATGGAGCCGGTGCCTGGGCGCACGGGCTGCCCATCCTGGACGCCATGAGCGCGTCCAGCCAGGCCGGCATGCGCCTGCTCGGCGGGCTGCTGGTGCTGGTCATTGCTGGCGGCATCAGCGTTGTCGTGCTGGGCAGCAAGGTCGCCAAGCCGGTGAAGGAGCTGACCGAGTTTTCTGAGCGGCTGGCGGCGGGGGATTACCGCGCCTCGGCGGACATCGAGTCGAGCGACGACTTCGGTCTCATCGCCCAGAACATGAACCGCACGGCGGAAAAGATCTCGAAGGCGGTCTTCAACCAGGAGGCGCAGGAAAACCTGCAGCGCTCGGTGACCGACTTCCTGACCATCGTCAGCCAGATCGCGCGCGGTGACCTTACTCTTCGCGGCAAGGTGACCAACGACGCGCTGGGCAACGTGGTGGACTCCGTCAATTACATGCTCGACAATTTCACCAAGGTGCTGGAGCGCGTGCGCAAGGGCGCCATCGACGTATCCAGCAGCGCCAACCAGATCCTCGTGGCCTCCGAGCAGATGCTCAATGGCGCCGTGCAGCAGGACCAGGAGATCACCAACACCTCGTCCGCGGTGGAAGAGCTGACGGTCTCGATGAAGCAGGTGTCGAACAACGCCGAGGCGAGCGCGGAAGCCGCGCGCCGCGCGCTGGACGCCGCCGAGCAGGGCAACCGCGCCGTGCGCGACACCCTGGACGGCATGCAGCGCATCCGCGCCTCGGTGCAGGCGACCGCCAAGAAGATCAAATCGCTGGGCGACCGCTCGCTGGAGATCAGCGAGATCATCAGCGTGATCAACGACATCACCGAGCAGACCAACCTGCTGGCGCTGAACGCAGCCATCGAAGCGGCGCGCGCCGGCGAGGCCGGCCGCGGCTTTGCCGTGGTCGCCGACGAGGTCCGCAAGCTGGCCGAGCACTCGCGCAACGCCACCAAGGACATCGCGGCTCTCATCAAGGCCATCCAGGCGGAGACGAACGAGGCCGTGGTGGTCATGGAGGAGGGCACCAAGGAAGTGGAAGTCGGCGCACGCCTGGCCGACCAGGCCGGCAAGGCACTGGAAGCGATTTCCAGCGTGGTCCGTCAATCTGCCGAGCTGGTGCAGGAGATCTCGCTGGCCTCGAAGCAGCAGGTGCGCGGCACGGAAGGTGTCGCCAACGCCATGCAGATCATCTCCAACATCACCCGCCAGACCTCGCAGGGCGCACGGCAGACGGCGCGCACCGTCGAGGAGATGGTGAAGCTGTCGGAGCAGTTGAACGAAGCCCTGTCGCAGTTCCGCGTCAGCACCACCGCGGGACCGATCGAAGTCAAGGAATTGTCGGCCATCGCTGGCCGCCGTTGA
- a CDS encoding chemotaxis protein CheW, with protein sequence MSETPQLEPQAPQAENAETAVPVEEQLPEFQYCIFRAGRERFSLAVLDVEEVVEWPAVTRVPLSPAFLMGIFNLRGSIVPVIDIAFTEGRRPDLPPKHVVVGVLKGEGDRDDLRIGIAADEVIGTYSTTESLLVDEAPKDVPHCSGMLRHDDRLALHLDLKRVTETFPVPVI encoded by the coding sequence ATGTCCGAAACCCCACAACTCGAGCCACAGGCGCCGCAAGCGGAAAATGCAGAGACCGCCGTCCCGGTCGAAGAGCAGCTTCCTGAATTCCAGTACTGCATCTTCCGGGCGGGACGCGAGCGCTTCTCTCTTGCCGTGCTGGACGTCGAGGAGGTCGTGGAGTGGCCGGCGGTGACCCGCGTGCCGCTCTCGCCGGCATTCCTGATGGGGATCTTCAACCTGCGCGGCTCGATCGTGCCGGTCATCGACATTGCCTTCACCGAAGGGCGCCGTCCGGACCTGCCGCCCAAGCATGTCGTGGTCGGCGTGCTGAAAGGCGAGGGAGACCGCGACGACCTGCGCATCGGGATCGCCGCCGACGAAGTCATCGGTACCTACAGCACGACCGAGTCGTTGCTGGTGGATGAAGCGCCGAAGGATGTGCCGCATTGCAGCGGCATGCTGCGCCATGACGATCGTCTGGCGCTGCACCTGGATCTGAAGAGAGTCACCGAGACGTTCCCGGTGCCTGTGATTTGA
- a CDS encoding protein-glutamate O-methyltransferase CheR codes for MVEKRHGTVSSHELSEVCALIEQRSGIHFDASRERFLLTRLREHLAEKRMLHGTDLLRLIRGSNVEYDSLVERLLTQETSFFRYPAVFAALEKKVLPEMHMKKFWENPRSLRVWSAGCASGEEPYSIAMTLAETLEFAEAWKIHILATDISKQALQHAERGVYSRRELSSLDLHQLETYFVKVGDQYMVKPKIRNMVTFAPVNLANGVYMGRFDCIFCMNVLIYFTEERRSQVIQRFYDYLEPGGYLFLGHAESVAKLPVNFETFVYGDSIIYQKPSSGTTRRSNLSPSAQESL; via the coding sequence ATGGTCGAAAAGCGCCACGGCACGGTCAGCAGCCACGAGTTGTCGGAGGTCTGCGCGCTCATCGAGCAGCGGTCGGGGATCCACTTCGACGCCTCGCGCGAGCGCTTCCTGCTGACGCGCCTGCGCGAGCACCTCGCCGAAAAGCGCATGCTGCACGGCACCGACCTGCTGCGCCTGATCCGCGGCTCCAATGTCGAGTATGACTCGCTGGTGGAACGGCTGCTGACCCAGGAGACCTCGTTTTTCCGCTACCCGGCGGTCTTCGCGGCGCTGGAGAAGAAGGTCCTCCCCGAGATGCACATGAAAAAGTTCTGGGAGAACCCGCGCAGCCTGCGTGTGTGGTCGGCGGGATGCGCTTCCGGCGAAGAGCCGTACTCCATCGCCATGACGCTGGCGGAGACGCTCGAGTTCGCCGAGGCCTGGAAGATCCACATTCTGGCGACGGACATCAGCAAGCAGGCGCTGCAGCACGCTGAGCGCGGCGTGTACTCCAGGCGCGAGCTGTCGAGCCTGGACCTGCACCAGCTCGAGACCTATTTCGTGAAAGTCGGCGACCAGTACATGGTCAAGCCGAAGATCCGCAACATGGTGACTTTCGCGCCCGTGAACCTGGCCAACGGCGTGTACATGGGACGCTTCGACTGCATCTTCTGCATGAACGTCCTGATCTACTTCACCGAAGAGCGGCGCTCGCAGGTCATCCAGCGTTTCTACGACTACCTGGAACCCGGCGGCTACCTGTTCCTCGGCCACGCCGAGTCGGTAGCCAAGCTCCCGGTGAACTTCGAGACCTTCGTGTACGGCGATTCGATCATCTACCAGAAGCCGAGCAGCGGCACCACGCGGCGGTCCAACTTGAGCCCGTCCGCCCAGGAGAGCCTGTGA
- a CDS encoding energy transducer TonB — protein MLLRKIARWLGIVIIALLAVMVAVQTAAAQEDGGRKVKARVAPVYPELARKMNVSGVVKVQVTIAPNGAVKTAKALGGHPLLIESAVDAIKKWKYEPAKDETTTIVQFNFNPAS, from the coding sequence GTGTTGCTAAGGAAGATCGCCCGTTGGCTGGGAATCGTAATCATCGCACTGCTGGCTGTCATGGTAGCCGTGCAGACCGCGGCGGCGCAGGAAGACGGTGGTCGCAAAGTCAAAGCGCGCGTCGCCCCGGTGTACCCGGAACTGGCTCGCAAAATGAACGTCAGTGGCGTGGTGAAGGTGCAGGTCACCATCGCCCCCAACGGCGCCGTCAAGACGGCGAAAGCGCTGGGCGGCCACCCGCTGCTCATCGAGTCCGCCGTCGACGCCATTAAGAAGTGGAAGTACGAGCCGGCCAAAGATGAAACCACAACCATTGTGCAATTCAACTTTAATCCCGCGAGCTAG
- a CDS encoding sigma-54 dependent transcriptional regulator, whose protein sequence is MTDDYRIKFQIVDDEQSIRKLCMTIGASLGFDCSEAESGESALALVEAECPDIVISDLMLPKMSGVELLQQIKRMQPRCEVAIMTGHGSIESAVQAMKLGAYHYLQKPFRVEEVKLILQRMAEKVRLVAERDFLRDRLTTETQLNDITGSSAKIQEVLRMIARLKDTRTPVLIAGESGTGKELVARAIHFRGSFAKRPFVAVDCGALVPTLIESELFGYEKGAFTGALKSKQGLFQAASGGTIFLDEIGELPQEMQAKLLRVLQEKEVRPVGSNDRVKVDVRVIAATNRDLEAAYKAGTFRKDLFFRLNVVTIHLPPLRERKSDIPSLVRCFLLDHSPDVPIQVLPAAMRCLLQYDWPGNVRELQNCIERAIALGNKETIDLTDLPPAIRDAQPGPGVSLEEESVGSLSAPATDLEDIERMTIQRVFEQVGGDKVLAGRMLGISRATLYRKLKRYNISLEHPNRDSAGTGQ, encoded by the coding sequence ATGACCGACGATTACCGCATCAAGTTCCAGATCGTGGACGACGAGCAGAGCATCCGCAAGCTCTGCATGACCATCGGCGCCTCGCTCGGGTTCGACTGCTCCGAAGCCGAGAGCGGCGAGTCGGCGCTGGCCCTAGTCGAAGCGGAATGCCCGGACATCGTCATTTCGGACCTCATGCTGCCCAAGATGAGCGGGGTGGAGCTGTTGCAGCAGATCAAGCGCATGCAACCGCGCTGCGAGGTCGCCATCATGACCGGCCACGGCTCCATCGAGAGCGCCGTGCAGGCCATGAAGCTGGGCGCGTACCACTACCTGCAAAAGCCGTTCCGCGTGGAGGAGGTCAAGCTGATCCTGCAGCGCATGGCGGAGAAGGTGCGCCTGGTCGCTGAGCGCGACTTCCTGCGCGATCGCCTGACGACGGAGACCCAGCTCAACGACATCACGGGCTCCTCGGCGAAGATCCAGGAAGTGCTGCGCATGATCGCGCGCCTGAAGGATACGCGCACTCCTGTGCTCATCGCCGGCGAGAGTGGCACGGGGAAGGAGCTGGTGGCGCGCGCCATCCACTTCCGCGGCTCGTTCGCCAAGCGGCCGTTCGTGGCCGTCGATTGCGGCGCGCTGGTGCCGACGCTGATCGAGAGCGAGCTGTTCGGCTACGAGAAAGGCGCGTTCACCGGTGCGCTCAAGTCAAAGCAGGGCTTGTTCCAGGCGGCCAGCGGCGGCACGATCTTCCTGGACGAGATCGGGGAGTTGCCCCAGGAGATGCAGGCCAAGCTGCTCCGCGTGCTGCAAGAAAAGGAAGTCCGGCCGGTGGGAAGCAATGACCGGGTCAAGGTGGATGTCCGGGTCATCGCCGCCACCAATCGCGACCTGGAAGCCGCTTACAAGGCGGGTACGTTCCGCAAGGATCTCTTTTTCCGCCTGAACGTGGTCACCATCCACCTGCCGCCGTTGCGCGAGCGCAAGTCCGATATTCCCAGCCTGGTCCGGTGTTTCCTGCTGGATCATTCCCCCGACGTGCCTATCCAGGTCCTGCCCGCGGCCATGCGCTGCCTGCTACAGTACGACTGGCCAGGCAACGTGCGCGAGTTGCAAAACTGCATCGAGCGGGCCATCGCCTTGGGCAACAAGGAAACCATCGACCTCACCGACCTGCCGCCCGCCATCCGCGATGCCCAGCCCGGTCCCGGCGTGTCGTTAGAGGAGGAATCGGTTGGGAGCCTGTCGGCCCCGGCGACCGACCTCGAGGACATCGAGCGCATGACTATCCAGCGCGTCTTCGAGCAGGTAGGGGGAGACAAGGTGCTGGCCGGCAGGATGTTGGGCATCAGCCGCGCAACCTTGTACCGCAAGCTGAAGCGGTACAACATCAGCCTGGAGCACCCAAATCGGGACAGCGCAGGGACCGGACAATGA
- a CDS encoding PAS domain S-box protein, producing MRASKEPAKPTSPSRQDDSFQNLLLRLSLACGEGRPFGELISLFCKESRQFFAVDGVYYWKVAEPDQLVSVDADGYLADKFRASSLRLSDRAVAVEAVKTRRTVYVNHLDPKKYPMAADFQAAAVMVAPLIVAGEIIGAVVFLSRDVPDNFNEDLAAKGTILAAHLGSLIENARLMESSREERRRAEVLVQCAQMLHAVLDVNAVVNALTERICELFQVPIATVLVRHHEALEMRGAAAASPELLETVRRTHAEHGCRAAAELVEQVSKSDQALCVRIEPGSKDFPEFITTGEMIAAPLRTTRTSGALLVYSGPDRTFSEQERSLIAAIARFGALALSNAELLATANAQAYETQQLLEISSTLGSTRDLDRFLEQFVVRAASFLGFARCFVGLVDGTGGCRVRWGATGGQSQPLNLKLTSERTKRILGSREPFWTEDATEDADGNQETVRQFNIQQYLAVPLVGSDARVLGLFGLLDPIDSRQITKEDVRRAKALGAPAAVALEATQNLQRSERHRKRAEDLMALALDLSASLRLPDFARSFTQRAADMLGARAAALALSQGNVLETIILYEPGASTDKSQLRRLNAAFTDLAAGQQGPLFQGDAAELLGLGIASAFGWKDVAVVRLTGADNELLGLLCLANVGRELSEADRNLLQAISGHAAVALENSRLFSRIAQSNKHWAEIFDSITDFIVVHDEANRVLRVNQSLANFIGVRPAELIGVGMRALVSIAADAGSQPCPFCRVGMERTDEFIHPVLERTYLVSTSRVRGALNEGLQTIHVLKDISDRREAERRYRELLDNIQEGIFFSTPDGRFVEVNDALVRMLGYASREELLQVDIKNELYVAPEHRKRFTDALDQHGVVRNFEETLCRKDGTIVHTLQNAFAVRDARGAVTQYRGVMLDITEAKAFQAQLQRERDFNTKILNNTQSMILVADTAGLVSYANRRCFEHGNFRESELLGHRLIEFVAPPRREAMAAAFDAVLAGQQVDNLELPMVRADGKLSQFSINFSPMRDERGDVNSIVAVMTDITDAAMLQGKLIHAEKMAAVGQLVSGVAHEVNNPLTAILGFADLLLEQEDVPESARKSLKVIVQEAQRTKTIVQNLLSFARQMPAERRPVRVNPILRRTLQLRAYDFASHGVDIVERLAEEIPDVVGDAQQLQQVFLNIINNAYDAVHESERRGAIEVETSYVNGGVEILFRDNGRGIQFPERIFDPFFTTKEVGKGTGLGLSICYGIVREHGGDITCHNNQGRPGASFVVRLPAVGQPARVPTATAGAQA from the coding sequence ATGCGAGCCAGCAAAGAACCGGCGAAACCGACTTCCCCGTCACGCCAGGACGACTCCTTTCAGAACCTCTTATTAAGACTCTCGCTGGCATGCGGCGAGGGACGTCCATTTGGGGAACTGATTTCCCTATTCTGCAAAGAGAGCCGGCAGTTCTTTGCCGTGGACGGCGTGTACTACTGGAAAGTGGCCGAACCCGATCAGCTGGTCAGCGTTGACGCCGACGGCTACCTGGCAGACAAGTTCCGCGCTTCCAGCCTGAGATTGAGCGACCGGGCGGTAGCGGTCGAGGCAGTCAAGACCCGCCGCACCGTGTACGTGAACCATCTGGACCCGAAGAAATATCCGATGGCAGCGGATTTCCAGGCGGCGGCCGTGATGGTCGCGCCGCTCATCGTTGCCGGCGAAATCATCGGGGCGGTCGTCTTCCTGAGCCGGGACGTGCCCGACAATTTCAACGAGGATCTGGCGGCCAAAGGGACCATCCTGGCGGCGCATCTGGGAAGCCTGATCGAGAATGCGCGTCTGATGGAGAGTTCGCGGGAGGAGCGCCGGCGCGCCGAAGTGCTGGTGCAGTGCGCCCAGATGCTGCATGCGGTGCTGGACGTCAACGCCGTGGTCAACGCGCTGACGGAGCGCATCTGCGAACTGTTTCAGGTGCCGATCGCGACCGTGCTGGTGCGGCACCACGAAGCGTTGGAGATGCGCGGAGCCGCCGCGGCTTCGCCGGAACTGCTCGAGACGGTACGCCGCACGCACGCGGAGCACGGATGCAGGGCCGCCGCGGAACTGGTCGAGCAGGTCTCGAAGTCCGACCAGGCACTGTGCGTCCGCATCGAGCCCGGGAGCAAGGATTTCCCGGAGTTCATCACAACGGGAGAGATGATCGCGGCGCCGCTGCGCACTACCCGAACCAGCGGCGCGTTGCTGGTCTATTCCGGTCCGGACCGCACCTTCAGCGAGCAGGAGAGATCGCTCATCGCCGCCATCGCGCGCTTCGGCGCCCTGGCGTTGTCCAATGCCGAACTGCTGGCGACGGCCAACGCGCAGGCCTATGAGACGCAGCAGCTGCTCGAGATCTCAAGCACGCTGGGCAGCACGCGAGACCTGGACCGGTTCCTGGAACAATTCGTGGTCCGCGCCGCGAGCTTCCTGGGATTTGCGCGCTGTTTCGTCGGCCTTGTGGACGGTACCGGGGGTTGCAGGGTGCGCTGGGGGGCCACCGGCGGCCAGTCGCAGCCCTTGAACCTGAAGCTGACCAGCGAGCGCACGAAGCGCATCCTGGGATCACGAGAACCATTCTGGACCGAGGACGCCACCGAAGACGCCGACGGCAACCAGGAAACCGTGCGGCAATTCAACATCCAGCAATACCTGGCTGTGCCGCTGGTCGGCTCGGACGCTCGCGTCCTGGGACTATTCGGGCTACTGGACCCGATCGACAGCCGGCAGATTACGAAAGAGGACGTTCGCCGCGCCAAGGCGCTGGGGGCGCCCGCCGCAGTCGCCCTGGAGGCGACGCAAAACCTGCAACGCTCCGAGCGCCACCGCAAGAGGGCCGAGGACTTGATGGCGCTGGCGCTGGACCTGAGCGCCTCGCTGCGCCTGCCCGACTTCGCCCGCAGCTTCACCCAGCGCGCGGCCGACATGCTAGGGGCGCGGGCCGCGGCACTGGCGCTTTCGCAAGGCAACGTGCTCGAAACCATCATCCTTTATGAGCCCGGCGCCTCCACCGACAAATCGCAGCTCCGGCGGCTGAATGCGGCCTTCACCGACTTGGCGGCGGGACAGCAGGGACCGCTCTTCCAGGGCGATGCGGCCGAGCTCCTCGGGCTGGGGATCGCCTCCGCGTTCGGGTGGAAGGATGTCGCCGTGGTCCGGCTCACCGGCGCCGACAACGAGCTGCTCGGCCTGCTTTGCCTTGCCAACGTCGGCCGGGAACTCTCGGAAGCCGACCGCAACCTTCTCCAGGCCATCTCCGGACACGCCGCGGTCGCGCTGGAGAACTCGCGCCTGTTCTCGCGCATCGCGCAGTCGAACAAGCACTGGGCGGAGATCTTCGATTCCATCACCGACTTCATCGTGGTGCACGACGAAGCCAACCGGGTACTGCGCGTGAACCAGTCGCTGGCCAACTTCATCGGCGTGCGCCCGGCGGAACTGATCGGAGTGGGCATGCGCGCGCTGGTCTCGATCGCGGCCGATGCCGGCAGCCAGCCCTGTCCGTTCTGCCGCGTGGGGATGGAGAGGACCGATGAATTCATCCATCCCGTGCTGGAGCGTACGTACCTGGTCTCGACCTCGCGGGTCCGTGGCGCACTCAACGAGGGACTCCAGACCATCCATGTGCTCAAGGACATCAGCGACCGGCGCGAGGCCGAACGCCGCTACCGCGAGTTGCTGGATAACATCCAGGAAGGCATCTTTTTCTCGACCCCGGACGGGCGGTTCGTCGAGGTCAACGATGCCCTGGTGCGCATGCTCGGCTACGCCAGCCGGGAAGAGCTGCTGCAGGTGGACATCAAGAACGAGTTGTACGTCGCGCCCGAGCACCGCAAGCGTTTCACAGACGCGCTCGATCAGCACGGGGTCGTGCGCAACTTCGAGGAAACGTTGTGCCGCAAGGATGGCACCATCGTGCACACGCTGCAGAACGCGTTCGCGGTGCGCGATGCCCGCGGCGCCGTCACCCAGTACCGGGGCGTGATGCTCGACATCACGGAAGCGAAGGCGTTCCAGGCGCAATTGCAGCGGGAGCGCGACTTCAACACCAAGATCCTGAACAACACGCAGAGCATGATCCTGGTGGCGGACACCGCGGGCCTGGTGAGCTATGCGAACCGCCGCTGCTTCGAGCATGGCAATTTCCGGGAGAGCGAACTGCTGGGCCACCGCTTGATCGAGTTCGTGGCGCCGCCGCGGCGCGAGGCCATGGCCGCAGCTTTTGATGCGGTGCTCGCCGGCCAGCAGGTGGACAACCTGGAACTGCCGATGGTGCGCGCCGACGGCAAACTCTCGCAATTCTCCATCAACTTCAGCCCCATGCGCGACGAGCGGGGAGACGTGAACAGCATCGTCGCGGTGATGACCGACATCACCGACGCAGCCATGCTGCAAGGCAAGCTGATCCACGCGGAGAAGATGGCTGCCGTGGGACAGCTGGTCTCCGGCGTGGCCCACGAGGTCAACAACCCGCTCACGGCGATCCTGGGCTTCGCCGATCTCCTGCTGGAGCAGGAAGACGTCCCCGAGTCCGCGCGCAAGAGCCTGAAAGTCATCGTGCAGGAAGCGCAGCGGACGAAGACCATCGTGCAGAACCTGCTCAGCTTCGCGCGCCAGATGCCGGCGGAGCGGCGCCCGGTACGGGTGAACCCGATCCTGCGCCGCACGCTGCAACTGCGCGCCTACGATTTCGCCAGTCACGGCGTGGACATCGTCGAGCGGCTCGCCGAGGAGATCCCCGACGTTGTCGGCGACGCGCAGCAGCTCCAGCAGGTGTTCCTGAACATCATCAACAACGCCTACGACGCGGTGCACGAGAGCGAGCGCCGTGGCGCCATCGAGGTCGAGACTTCGTACGTCAATGGCGGGGTCGAGATCCTCTTCCGCGACAACGGCAGAGGCATCCAGTTCCCCGAGCGGATCTTCGATCCGTTCTTCACCACGAAAGAAGTGGGCAAAGGAACGGGCCTGGGCCTGAGCATCTGCTACGGCATCGTGCGCGAGCACGGAGGCGACATCACCTGTCACAACAATCAGGGAAGGCCGGGGGCGAGCTTCGTGGTCCGGCTTCCGGCAGTGGGACAGCCGGCACGGGTTCCGACCGCGACGGCGGGAGCACAAGCATGA
- a CDS encoding response regulator: MSAGLQPQPLPILVIEDEASVMGFLVAALERSGYKTEQAASGVEALKMLAATSYMGVVSDMRTPGGVNGADVHAWIAANRPELVSRVVFITGDTVNEETQQILTQTGAPCIEKPFRVQQLIQVVEKTIGKAR, translated from the coding sequence ATGAGTGCAGGCCTTCAACCGCAGCCCTTGCCCATCCTGGTGATCGAGGATGAAGCCTCGGTAATGGGGTTCCTGGTCGCGGCCCTGGAGCGCTCCGGCTACAAGACCGAACAGGCGGCCTCCGGCGTGGAAGCGCTGAAGATGCTGGCCGCCACCAGCTACATGGGCGTTGTCTCCGACATGCGCACCCCAGGAGGGGTGAATGGCGCCGACGTGCATGCCTGGATCGCCGCCAACCGGCCGGAACTGGTCTCGCGGGTCGTGTTCATCACCGGAGACACGGTGAACGAGGAGACGCAGCAGATCCTGACCCAGACCGGAGCCCCGTGCATCGAGAAGCCGTTCCGGGTGCAGCAACTGATCCAGGTGGTCGAGAAGACGATAGGGAAAGCGCGATGA